In one window of Candidatus Avedoeria danica DNA:
- a CDS encoding formylmethanofuran dehydrogenase: MIARDPAHPALPEALRRSAERHAHLCPRQVLGARLTLAGAAALGIPLPQADKRLLAVVESDGCFSDGVAVTANCWVGRRTMRVEDYGRVAVTLVDTHGGAAVRCRPQLDVRTRVGAWAADAATVAAGGRDTGLGMAPMGAAGGIEVGAIAPRWAAYVLGYQRMPDAELVDVLPVTLTIDPAAIISHPDRRAVCAVCGEEVSNGREVVGPAGTTCAACADPAGAYYRLRERGPSSHSA; the protein is encoded by the coding sequence CTGATCGCCCGCGACCCCGCTCACCCCGCGCTGCCCGAGGCGCTCCGCCGCTCCGCCGAGCGCCACGCCCACCTCTGCCCGCGCCAGGTCCTCGGCGCCCGCCTCACCTTGGCCGGCGCGGCCGCACTCGGCATCCCACTGCCGCAAGCCGACAAGCGCCTGCTGGCCGTCGTCGAGAGCGATGGGTGCTTCAGCGACGGCGTCGCCGTGACCGCCAACTGCTGGGTCGGACGGCGGACGATGCGCGTCGAGGACTACGGGCGCGTCGCGGTGACGCTCGTCGACACGCATGGAGGCGCCGCGGTGCGGTGTCGGCCGCAGCTGGACGTTCGCACGCGCGTTGGGGCGTGGGCGGCGGATGCCGCGACCGTGGCAGCTGGCGGAAGGGACACCGGGCTTGGCATGGCCCCCATGGGCGCCGCGGGTGGGATCGAAGTCGGCGCCATCGCCCCCCGCTGGGCGGCGTACGTCCTCGGCTACCAGCGCATGCCGGACGCCGAGCTCGTCGATGTGCTGCCCGTGACGCTGACCATCGACCCGGCGGCGATCATCAGCCATCCCGATCGCCGCGCGGTCTGCGCGGTCTGCGGCGAGGAGGTCTCGAACGGCCGCGAGGTGGTGGGGCCTGCCGGCACAACGTGCGCAGCGTGCGCCGATCCGGCCGGCGCGTACTACCGATTGCGCGAACGCGGGCCGAGCAGCCACAGCGCGTAA
- a CDS encoding AI-2E family transporter, translated as MVAETISQIKWRLVLFVVALGCVAVLIARAGGAIVPFVLGLSFAYFVAPLVNRIDRTLRPLAARVPRLDGAVRPLAILITYAVVGAALFGGFRLVTAPLLREAGALAANSDTIVDDAERFVATQVATYEHYIPAEVQAEILSFATRERLTEAALRVWGVVQQALQSTFGAVTRTLGFALAMLVIPFWLFYILNDTGRFMSAMMGLIPHDLRPDVEAVRIICDRVLSGYIRGQVIIAFVLGTLFTLLLVVLDVPYAVTLGVLAGVLAVVPFIGTIVGAGIATLVALVAAGPALAGKTLLGFVVVQQIDNMFISPRVQGKSVALNPGAIIFVLVLGQAVMGPLGLLAAVPLAAIARDIVHYLYLRVGEEPVAPPDALAAVGYAANVTARMRGEPERVDAGVPEAADAAAPVDDAAVAEGAAAAEHAASAEDSPGAKPQTDAAS; from the coding sequence ATGGTGGCCGAAACGATCAGCCAGATCAAGTGGCGGCTCGTGCTGTTCGTCGTGGCGCTCGGCTGCGTCGCCGTGCTCATCGCGCGCGCCGGCGGCGCGATCGTGCCGTTCGTGCTCGGCCTGTCGTTCGCATACTTCGTGGCGCCTCTCGTCAACCGCATCGACCGAACGCTGCGGCCGTTGGCGGCGCGGGTCCCGCGCCTGGACGGGGCGGTGCGTCCGCTGGCGATCCTGATCACGTACGCCGTCGTCGGTGCGGCGCTCTTCGGCGGCTTCCGCCTGGTCACGGCTCCGCTGTTGCGCGAGGCCGGCGCGCTGGCGGCGAACTCGGACACGATCGTCGACGACGCCGAGCGCTTCGTTGCCACCCAGGTGGCGACGTACGAGCACTACATTCCGGCCGAGGTGCAGGCCGAGATCCTTTCGTTTGCGACGCGAGAGCGGCTGACCGAGGCCGCGCTGCGGGTGTGGGGGGTCGTGCAGCAGGCACTCCAGTCGACGTTCGGCGCCGTCACGCGCACGCTCGGGTTTGCGCTGGCGATGCTCGTCATCCCGTTCTGGCTGTTCTACATCCTCAACGACACGGGTCGTTTCATGTCCGCCATGATGGGCCTGATCCCGCATGACCTCCGGCCCGACGTCGAAGCGGTGCGGATCATCTGCGACCGCGTGCTCTCGGGCTACATCCGCGGCCAGGTGATCATCGCGTTCGTCCTCGGAACGCTGTTCACGCTCCTGCTCGTCGTGCTGGACGTTCCGTATGCCGTCACGCTCGGCGTGCTGGCCGGCGTCCTGGCCGTCGTGCCGTTCATCGGCACGATCGTCGGCGCCGGGATCGCGACGCTCGTCGCGCTCGTCGCGGCCGGCCCGGCGCTGGCGGGCAAGACGCTCCTGGGCTTCGTCGTCGTCCAGCAGATCGACAACATGTTCATTTCGCCGCGTGTCCAGGGCAAGAGCGTGGCGCTGAACCCCGGGGCGATCATCTTCGTCCTCGTCCTCGGCCAAGCCGTGATGGGGCCGCTTGGCCTGCTGGCCGCCGTGCCGTTGGCCGCGATCGCCCGCGACATCGTCCACTACCTCTACCTGCGGGTCGGCGAGGAGCCCGTCGCCCCGCCGGACGCACTGGCCGCCGTCGGCTACGCGGCGAACGTCACGGCGCGGATGCGGGGCGAGCCGGAGCGCGTCGATGCGGGGGTGCCGGAGGCAGCCGATGCGGCCGCACCCGTCGACGACGCGGCGGTAGCCGAGGGTGCCGCTGCCGCCGAACATGCTGCATCTGCCGAGGACAGCCCGGGCGCGAAGCCTCAGACCGACGCCGCGTCGTAA
- a CDS encoding Ig-like domain-containing protein, which translates to MNLRSHFIPSLVRRTVPGRLMAFAALAVAATIAASGGAAHAQRGPITGTYPNAGDQSVWAGTTLSISFDRVMDPASVAASFSLQPAVAGRMRAVDEKHQSFAFEPAEPLPALTRHTATLAAGLKDERGNDVLPSPYVWSFTTAADGGQSMSFGWSSLPLQFLSPGGARRIAVQPGFPRITLNAKLFALDEAGLIERLSAVELARTTGKEQPIPTAGLTMVAEWQGHVDTNDAAHALVLPASVGTGAYVIDAGAPRIGRSQGLLIVTDHGLVAKRGLDGLTAWLTTVPAGTPTGGAALAIYDAAGQRIGDGTTNADGVGTFGADHPAAYIVGRVGGAFTLVGLSGTWQSGGFWWGWRDFAGPVGAGAPGLARQAAHIHTDRPIYRPGHTVHWKASVRAIALEGYRVLDATTPVTVTIRDANRNQVSRTQHTSDAYGSLYGELTLDVDASRGNWGLEVATAEQTFYGSFKVEDYVKPDYEVTITTDRPWYVKGDTAHVTVAARYYFGQPAAGAEVVLRTYYGWGWRGSDQMPLKEYTAVLDAEGKSVTTIALPADAANQLIAFEAEVTDASRRPVVAEASAMIYPARFELTLENERYGLKVGETLAMTLRARDHDGAPVAGVKATVSLKQWDGNGQVVRRTVTVTTGTDGTAPVRIEDLKEGWYELQADATDGAGNAVQGYGWAWFYDAFRPWYWWGESIELRLDRDSYRPGDTAQLLIKSPVTTTALVTIERDAVHTSMVVPVSGATTVAIPVTAEFAPNAYVTVSLWKKNDVRTGYNRAEGQLLTSSVALVVPAEDKRLKVEVVPDSALHAPGDEGRFTLRVTDAAGAPVQAQLSFALVDKAVLALAKDTSGSLFDTFWKDWTQTVGTFDSLRPTQGYGFPEADAGGPGRGGNPPPAATPEPGNKGDDASTTEPAPRKAFPDTAFWKADLETNANGEVTISLTLPDTLTTWVGFARAIAVDARVGEAKGEVTVTKDVQADLALPRFAVQGDRFAVDILGRNYARPDGALAARTTLDAPGLVQLDPGARDLSLPFNTTQSARYSVVASQVGDTVVTAALTTDAGNDALEMPLPIKPFAVPERFVRAGAVESAKVIESYDVPYNAHPDASSIEVRLAPGVAASILDGVESLIGYPYGCVEQTMSRMLPNAIVGRLVNQLGIEAPAVTDVLPEYMSVGLQKLYGFQNADGSWGWWGGRPENYYARPTYLTAYVLHGLVLSRDAGFDVDAAVLDRGFAWLATNTADEPDARLRAYAAFVLAQAGRGDVALTMGVFAARADFEPFARAMLVLALDRLGRDAEADIALGELIAQAEVTGADAFWPMITKKSPWGYPEWDGYHWRTMASAQKYTATALQAVLARRPNDPLAVKAAHWLMGHRDGAGWYTTHDTAFAVLGLTDFAVERGELASDYDWKVIVDGQTVAGGHVDRTNVTRQIPPIQLSGAALQPGVHQLTIEKTGQGAAYYTVVGQLALYYDGFAETKAAGLGIDLARSYTPLRAKGDVDTSTDWAVGDIVNVHVELTTKEDLSFVLIEDLLPAGLEALNEALDTESKRVPDGQDWPWHWRWWGYERKEVRDEGATFFSTYLPAGTHNFDYAARAITPGEFSARPAQAYAMYRPEVWGRSASAKVAIAQSAVRERPPLAGDFDRDCRLTGFDASLVADSWTSAIGRDVNGDGRTSVADVALAGGRAGAMCGQSVAPPPTASGTAALHAAYPSADVGVGTVTELTITVVGDTAVGALEVSLSVPAGWQIDGATAGDRLADADVLTDIDGRSARVAAFAPADGTTGAGLLRITLRRVAGEGEGLSITGAEVTTAKGRPYGVTLDGEVVTPPIRPGHVNYLPSVIVSR; encoded by the coding sequence ATGAACCTCCGTTCCCACTTCATTCCGTCGCTCGTCCGCCGGACAGTGCCCGGACGCCTGATGGCGTTCGCCGCGCTGGCCGTCGCGGCCACCATCGCAGCATCCGGCGGCGCGGCGCACGCGCAGCGCGGCCCGATCACCGGCACGTACCCGAACGCCGGCGACCAGAGCGTCTGGGCCGGGACGACGTTGAGCATCTCGTTCGACCGGGTGATGGACCCGGCGAGCGTTGCGGCGTCGTTCTCTCTCCAGCCTGCCGTCGCGGGCCGCATGCGCGCCGTCGACGAAAAGCACCAGTCGTTTGCGTTCGAGCCCGCCGAGCCGCTGCCGGCGCTCACCAGACACACCGCGACGCTGGCCGCCGGGCTGAAGGACGAGCGCGGCAACGACGTCCTCCCAAGCCCGTACGTCTGGTCGTTCACGACGGCCGCCGACGGCGGGCAGTCGATGAGCTTCGGCTGGAGTTCGCTGCCCTTGCAGTTCCTCTCACCGGGCGGCGCACGCCGGATCGCCGTTCAGCCGGGCTTTCCGCGGATCACGCTGAACGCCAAGCTGTTCGCGCTGGACGAGGCCGGCCTCATCGAACGCCTTTCGGCCGTCGAGCTCGCGCGCACAACGGGTAAGGAGCAGCCGATCCCGACCGCCGGACTGACCATGGTGGCCGAGTGGCAGGGTCACGTCGACACGAACGACGCCGCGCACGCCCTCGTGCTGCCGGCCTCCGTCGGCACGGGTGCCTACGTCATCGACGCCGGCGCGCCGCGGATCGGCCGCAGCCAGGGCCTCCTCATCGTCACCGATCACGGCCTCGTCGCCAAGCGCGGCCTGGACGGCTTGACGGCCTGGCTCACCACGGTGCCCGCCGGCACGCCGACGGGCGGTGCGGCGCTCGCGATCTACGACGCCGCCGGCCAGCGCATCGGCGACGGCACGACGAACGCGGACGGCGTCGGCACGTTCGGCGCCGATCACCCGGCCGCCTACATCGTCGGCCGCGTCGGGGGTGCATTCACGCTCGTCGGGTTGTCCGGAACGTGGCAGAGCGGCGGCTTCTGGTGGGGTTGGCGCGACTTCGCCGGGCCTGTCGGCGCCGGAGCGCCCGGCCTGGCCCGGCAAGCGGCCCACATCCACACGGATCGCCCGATCTACCGACCGGGCCACACCGTCCATTGGAAGGCGTCCGTGCGCGCGATCGCGCTCGAAGGGTACCGCGTCCTCGACGCCACGACGCCCGTCACGGTGACGATCCGCGACGCGAACCGCAACCAGGTCAGCCGCACGCAGCATACCAGCGACGCGTACGGCAGCTTGTACGGCGAACTGACGCTGGACGTCGACGCGTCGCGCGGCAACTGGGGCCTCGAGGTCGCAACCGCCGAGCAGACGTTCTACGGCTCGTTCAAGGTCGAGGACTACGTCAAGCCGGATTACGAGGTGACGATCACGACGGATCGGCCGTGGTATGTCAAGGGCGACACGGCCCACGTGACCGTGGCCGCGCGGTACTACTTCGGCCAGCCGGCCGCCGGGGCCGAGGTCGTGCTCCGCACATACTACGGCTGGGGCTGGCGCGGATCGGACCAGATGCCGCTCAAGGAGTACACGGCCGTCCTCGATGCCGAGGGCAAGTCGGTGACGACGATCGCGCTGCCGGCAGACGCCGCCAACCAGCTGATCGCATTCGAGGCCGAGGTGACGGACGCCAGCCGACGGCCCGTCGTGGCCGAGGCCAGCGCGATGATCTACCCGGCGCGCTTCGAGTTGACGCTCGAGAACGAGCGCTACGGCCTCAAGGTCGGCGAGACGCTGGCGATGACGCTGCGCGCCCGCGATCACGACGGCGCGCCGGTCGCCGGCGTGAAGGCCACCGTCTCGCTCAAGCAGTGGGACGGCAACGGCCAGGTCGTCCGCCGGACCGTCACCGTCACGACGGGCACGGACGGCACGGCGCCGGTGCGCATCGAGGATCTGAAAGAGGGCTGGTACGAGCTGCAGGCCGATGCCACCGACGGCGCGGGCAACGCCGTGCAGGGCTACGGCTGGGCGTGGTTCTACGACGCCTTCCGGCCGTGGTATTGGTGGGGTGAGTCCATCGAGCTGCGCCTCGACCGCGACAGCTACCGCCCGGGCGACACCGCACAGCTTCTCATCAAGTCGCCCGTGACCACGACGGCGCTCGTGACGATCGAGCGCGACGCCGTCCACACATCGATGGTCGTGCCGGTGAGCGGCGCGACCACGGTCGCCATCCCGGTGACCGCCGAGTTCGCACCGAACGCGTACGTCACGGTCTCGTTGTGGAAGAAGAACGACGTGCGCACGGGCTACAACCGGGCCGAGGGCCAGCTGCTCACATCGTCCGTCGCGCTCGTCGTGCCGGCCGAGGACAAGCGGCTCAAGGTCGAGGTCGTGCCGGACAGCGCCCTGCACGCGCCGGGCGACGAGGGCCGCTTCACGCTGCGCGTCACGGACGCCGCCGGAGCGCCCGTCCAGGCCCAGCTCTCGTTCGCGCTGGTGGACAAGGCCGTCCTCGCCCTGGCCAAGGACACGTCCGGCAGCCTGTTCGACACGTTCTGGAAGGACTGGACGCAGACCGTCGGGACATTCGACAGCCTGCGGCCGACGCAGGGCTACGGGTTCCCGGAGGCGGACGCCGGCGGGCCGGGGCGAGGCGGCAACCCGCCGCCCGCGGCGACCCCCGAGCCGGGCAACAAGGGCGACGACGCATCGACCACCGAGCCGGCGCCCCGCAAGGCCTTCCCGGACACCGCCTTCTGGAAGGCCGACCTCGAAACGAATGCGAACGGCGAGGTTACGATCAGCTTGACGCTGCCGGACACGCTGACGACCTGGGTCGGCTTCGCCCGGGCGATCGCCGTCGACGCGCGGGTGGGCGAGGCCAAGGGTGAGGTGACGGTCACGAAGGACGTGCAGGCCGATCTGGCGCTGCCCCGCTTCGCCGTCCAGGGCGATCGCTTCGCCGTCGACATCCTCGGCCGCAACTACGCGCGTCCCGACGGCGCCCTCGCCGCCCGGACGACGCTCGACGCACCCGGCCTCGTGCAGCTCGACCCGGGTGCCCGCGACCTCTCGCTGCCGTTCAACACGACGCAGTCGGCGCGCTACAGCGTCGTCGCCAGCCAGGTCGGTGACACGGTCGTCACGGCGGCGCTGACGACGGATGCCGGCAACGACGCGCTGGAGATGCCGCTGCCGATCAAGCCGTTCGCCGTGCCGGAGCGCTTCGTGCGCGCCGGAGCGGTCGAGAGCGCCAAGGTCATCGAGTCGTACGACGTACCGTACAACGCCCATCCCGACGCGTCGTCGATCGAGGTCCGACTCGCACCCGGCGTGGCAGCCTCGATCCTGGACGGCGTCGAGAGCCTGATCGGCTACCCGTACGGCTGCGTCGAGCAGACGATGAGCCGGATGCTGCCGAACGCGATCGTCGGCCGGCTGGTGAACCAGCTCGGCATCGAGGCACCCGCTGTCACGGACGTGCTGCCGGAATACATGAGCGTCGGCCTGCAGAAACTGTACGGCTTCCAGAACGCCGACGGCAGCTGGGGCTGGTGGGGCGGCAGGCCGGAGAACTACTACGCCCGGCCGACCTACCTGACCGCCTACGTCCTCCACGGCCTCGTCCTGTCGCGCGACGCCGGCTTCGACGTCGACGCCGCCGTGCTCGACCGCGGCTTCGCGTGGCTCGCGACGAACACGGCCGACGAGCCCGACGCTCGCCTCAGGGCGTACGCCGCGTTCGTGCTGGCCCAGGCCGGCCGCGGGGACGTCGCCCTGACGATGGGCGTGTTCGCCGCGCGGGCCGACTTCGAGCCGTTCGCGCGCGCCATGCTCGTCCTGGCGCTGGACCGGCTCGGCCGCGACGCCGAAGCGGACATCGCGCTCGGCGAGCTGATCGCCCAGGCCGAGGTGACCGGTGCCGACGCGTTCTGGCCGATGATCACGAAGAAGAGCCCGTGGGGCTACCCGGAGTGGGACGGCTACCACTGGCGGACGATGGCCTCGGCCCAGAAGTACACCGCCACCGCGCTCCAGGCCGTCCTCGCCCGCCGCCCGAACGATCCGCTGGCCGTGAAGGCCGCCCACTGGCTGATGGGCCACCGCGACGGCGCCGGCTGGTACACGACGCACGACACCGCCTTCGCCGTCCTCGGCCTGACGGACTTCGCCGTCGAGCGCGGCGAGCTGGCGTCCGACTATGACTGGAAAGTCATCGTCGACGGCCAAACCGTTGCCGGCGGCCACGTGGACCGCACGAACGTCACCCGCCAGATCCCGCCGATCCAGCTCTCCGGCGCGGCGCTGCAGCCGGGCGTCCACCAGCTGACGATCGAGAAGACCGGCCAAGGCGCGGCGTACTACACCGTCGTCGGCCAGCTGGCGCTCTACTACGACGGCTTCGCCGAGACGAAGGCGGCCGGGCTCGGCATCGACCTGGCGCGCAGCTACACGCCGCTGCGCGCCAAGGGCGACGTGGACACGTCCACCGACTGGGCGGTCGGCGACATCGTGAACGTCCATGTCGAGCTGACGACGAAGGAAGATCTCTCGTTCGTCCTGATCGAGGACCTCCTGCCGGCCGGCCTCGAGGCGCTGAACGAAGCCCTCGACACCGAGTCCAAGCGCGTGCCGGACGGCCAGGACTGGCCGTGGCACTGGCGCTGGTGGGGCTACGAGCGCAAGGAGGTGCGCGACGAGGGCGCGACGTTCTTCAGCACGTACCTGCCCGCCGGCACGCACAACTTCGACTACGCCGCCCGCGCGATCACGCCCGGCGAGTTCAGCGCCCGGCCGGCGCAGGCGTACGCCATGTACCGCCCCGAAGTCTGGGGCCGCTCGGCTTCGGCCAAGGTGGCGATCGCGCAGTCCGCGGTCCGCGAGCGCCCGCCGCTGGCCGGCGACTTCGACCGCGACTGCCGGTTGACCGGTTTCGACGCCTCGCTCGTGGCCGACAGCTGGACGAGCGCCATCGGACGCGATGTGAACGGCGACGGCCGGACGTCGGTCGCCGACGTCGCGCTCGCAGGCGGGCGAGCCGGGGCGATGTGCGGCCAATCGGTCGCCCCGCCGCCAACGGCCAGCGGGACCGCGGCGCTGCACGCCGCCTACCCGAGCGCCGACGTCGGCGTTGGGACGGTGACCGAGCTGACGATCACCGTGGTGGGCGACACGGCCGTCGGCGCCCTCGAGGTCTCGCTGTCCGTGCCCGCCGGTTGGCAGATCGACGGCGCCACCGCCGGCGATCGCCTGGCCGATGCCGATGTGCTCACCGACATCGACGGCCGCAGCGCGCGGGTGGCGGCCTTCGCGCCGGCCGACGGCACGACGGGCGCTGGCCTCCTGCGGATCACCCTCCGCCGCGTCGCCGGCGAAGGCGAAGGCCTCAGCATCACGGGCGCCGAGGTGACGACGGCCAAGGGTCGTCCTTACGGCGTGACCCTCGATGGCGAGGTCGTGACGCCGCCGATCAGGCCGGGTCATGTGAACTACCTGCCGAGCGTGATCGTGTCCCGCTAG
- a CDS encoding DUF1761 domain-containing protein: MRFIMPPVSGAAGIRATSATAPTHEEDGMELLEHVNWIAIVVCVVAAMALGFVWYGPLFGKLWLELMGWGNKNEAELKEMQSKAMPGYAVMAVGAAIMALVLHAVLHATAATTVAAAATVAAVLWLGFVATSTLGTAMFSDTDKRLWALTEGYVLVQMVVFAVILTLMAA; the protein is encoded by the coding sequence ATGCGTTTCATCATGCCGCCCGTCAGCGGCGCTGCCGGCATCCGGGCCACGTCAGCGACCGCGCCGACACACGAGGAGGACGGGATGGAACTGCTCGAGCACGTGAACTGGATCGCGATCGTTGTCTGTGTCGTGGCCGCCATGGCGCTTGGCTTCGTGTGGTACGGCCCGTTGTTCGGCAAGCTCTGGCTGGAGCTGATGGGCTGGGGCAACAAGAACGAGGCCGAGCTTAAGGAGATGCAGTCCAAGGCGATGCCCGGCTACGCCGTGATGGCGGTCGGCGCGGCGATCATGGCGCTGGTCCTCCATGCCGTGCTCCATGCGACCGCGGCCACGACGGTCGCCGCGGCCGCGACTGTGGCGGCCGTGCTGTGGCTCGGCTTCGTCGCGACATCGACGCTGGGCACCGCGATGTTCAGCGACACGGACAAGCGCCTCTGGGCGCTGACCGAGGGCTACGTGCTCGTGCAGATGGTGGTCTTCGCCGTGATCCTGACGCTCATGGCGGCGTGA
- a CDS encoding methyltransferase domain-containing protein: MSRFVPPDITNDGERVSPDVPNALFLAHLSIYRFAGQWAEGAHVLDAGCGTGYGAAWLADHGAASVLGVDIEPAAIAHARRHAVRPNVAFAVADLAHVVDVGAPAGGWDLIVSSNALEHVWGVDDFFRGAWTRLAPGGTVVIAVPGVLDDASRVLQMSNRYHLNIWSPEQWRHALARYFADVIAHRHWLDRTDVAFDPAFDPAFDPASDPASDPTLDPAVDPGANRLGEADFAFEAMAPDDLRAPSLSHVFVATGPRAPSDVPAAGTPLAFIDASFSRRPPRITPLPPDEATAGAPVSPAHLPAKALRSWREHGPRALFAEAKQSVVWRFRRRYALWLLGPRSRNR; encoded by the coding sequence ATGTCGCGATTCGTCCCCCCCGACATCACCAACGACGGCGAGCGCGTCTCGCCTGACGTTCCGAACGCGCTGTTCCTCGCCCACCTCAGCATCTACCGCTTCGCCGGCCAGTGGGCGGAGGGCGCGCACGTCCTCGACGCCGGCTGCGGCACCGGCTACGGCGCGGCGTGGCTGGCGGACCACGGCGCGGCGTCGGTGCTGGGCGTCGACATCGAGCCGGCGGCGATCGCGCATGCCCGCCGCCATGCGGTGCGCCCGAACGTCGCGTTCGCCGTCGCCGACCTCGCCCACGTCGTCGACGTCGGCGCGCCGGCGGGCGGCTGGGACCTCATCGTCAGCTCGAACGCGCTCGAGCACGTCTGGGGCGTCGACGACTTCTTTCGCGGCGCGTGGACGCGGCTGGCGCCCGGCGGCACCGTCGTCATCGCCGTCCCGGGCGTGCTGGACGACGCCTCGCGCGTCCTGCAGATGTCCAACCGGTACCACCTGAACATCTGGTCGCCGGAGCAATGGCGGCATGCGCTCGCCCGCTACTTCGCCGACGTAATCGCTCACCGACACTGGCTCGATCGCACCGACGTCGCCTTCGATCCGGCGTTCGATCCGGCGTTCGATCCGGCGTCTGATCCGGCGTCTGATCCGACCCTCGATCCGGCCGTCGATCCAGGCGCCAACCGACTGGGCGAGGCCGATTTCGCGTTCGAAGCGATGGCCCCCGACGATCTGCGCGCCCCGTCGCTGTCGCACGTCTTCGTCGCCACCGGCCCGCGGGCACCGTCCGACGTGCCTGCCGCCGGCACGCCGCTCGCGTTCATCGACGCCTCGTTCTCGCGCCGTCCGCCCCGCATCACGCCCCTGCCGCCCGACGAGGCGACCGCGGGCGCGCCCGTCTCGCCGGCCCACCTGCCGGCCAAGGCGCTGCGGTCATGGCGCGAGCACGGCCCCCGCGCGCTGTTCGCCGAGGCCAAACAGAGCGTCGTCTGGCGATTCCGCCGCCGTTACGCGCTGTGGCTGCTCGGCCCGCGTTCGCGCAATCGGTAG
- the rlmH gene encoding 23S rRNA (pseudouridine(1915)-N(3))-methyltransferase RlmH, with product MPLRLHLIAAGDRPPRWVAEGFDDYARRLVGDVTLRLVEVDVARRVKGADVARAVADEGKRMLAAVPPTARVVALAVEGQAWSTDDVVARLATWTTDGRDVALLVGGPDGLAPACLARAEDRWSLGPLTLPHMLVRVIVAEALYRAWSVRAGHPYHRAG from the coding sequence ATGCCCCTCCGCCTCCACCTGATCGCCGCCGGCGACCGCCCGCCCCGCTGGGTGGCCGAGGGTTTCGATGACTACGCCCGTCGCCTGGTCGGCGACGTGACGCTGCGGCTCGTCGAGGTCGACGTGGCGCGCCGGGTGAAGGGCGCCGACGTCGCGCGGGCCGTGGCCGACGAGGGCAAGCGGATGCTGGCCGCCGTGCCGCCCACCGCCCGCGTTGTCGCCCTGGCCGTCGAGGGCCAAGCGTGGTCGACGGACGATGTCGTCGCACGGCTGGCGACGTGGACGACGGACGGACGCGACGTCGCACTGCTCGTCGGCGGCCCCGACGGCTTGGCGCCGGCCTGTCTCGCACGGGCGGAGGATCGCTGGTCGCTCGGGCCGCTGACGTTGCCGCACATGCTCGTGCGGGTGATCGTGGCCGAGGCGTTGTATCGGGCGTGGAGCGTCCGGGCAGGGCATCCGTACCATCGGGCCGGCTGA
- a CDS encoding peptidylprolyl isomerase, whose translation MRRGDGTPATAEPTAAAAAPTDASGLAVSTVQVPTAPAPAAPVTDKKTYTEAADQALDAANKSYFVTWETSKGTIEAELFPEEAPITVNSFAFLAREGFYDGLTFHRVVPDFVVQGGDPQGTGMGGPGYEITGEFIADNPIPHSVGSLAMARGGEPDSAGSQFYFVLNRESAAQLDGSYAVFGQVTKGMDVVRQLAVGDVMTKVTVVEKSKAESITSADAIRAGTLPEGVAP comes from the coding sequence ATGCGGCGCGGCGACGGAACGCCGGCGACGGCGGAGCCCACTGCAGCGGCCGCAGCGCCGACGGACGCGAGCGGGCTGGCGGTCAGCACCGTGCAGGTGCCGACGGCCCCCGCACCGGCCGCGCCGGTGACGGACAAGAAGACGTACACCGAGGCGGCCGACCAGGCGCTCGACGCGGCGAACAAGAGCTACTTCGTCACGTGGGAGACGAGCAAGGGCACGATCGAGGCCGAGCTGTTCCCCGAAGAGGCGCCGATCACCGTCAACAGCTTCGCCTTCCTGGCCCGCGAGGGTTTCTACGACGGCCTGACGTTCCATCGCGTCGTGCCGGACTTCGTCGTGCAGGGCGGTGACCCGCAGGGCACCGGCATGGGCGGTCCGGGCTATGAGATCACGGGCGAGTTCATCGCGGACAACCCGATCCCGCACAGCGTCGGCTCGCTGGCGATGGCACGGGGGGGAGAGCCGGACTCCGCCGGCAGCCAGTTCTACTTCGTGCTCAACCGCGAGAGCGCGGCGCAGCTCGACGGCAGCTACGCCGTGTTCGGCCAGGTCACCAAGGGCATGGACGTCGTCCGCCAGCTGGCGGTCGGGGACGTGATGACGAAGGTGACGGTCGTCGAGAAGTCGAAGGCGGAGAGCATCACCTCGGCCGATGCGATTCGCGCCGGCACGCTGCCGGAGGGTGTTGCACCGTAA